One genomic segment of Desulforamulus reducens MI-1 includes these proteins:
- a CDS encoding protein arginine kinase, translated as MSLKETVSNPYSKWLEATGPENDVIISSRVRLARNLMGYPFPHVLGHENADKVLYAVQSAVAQKSLQEAVGNLELSRMTELSSIERQILVEKHLISPDMLEQPEKRGVVLRDDEVISIMVNEEDHLRIQCLLPGLQLKECWDLANTVDDGLEQIIDYAFAKEQGYLTSCPTNIGTGLRASVMLHLPALVMTRQINAVLTTLSKLGLTVRGLYGEGTQATGNLFQVSNQVTLGLTEEEIIDNLITVALQLVTQERAARRALHKEQLHQIEDKVWRAYGLLKYARTMTSNETMTLLSDMRLGVDLGVITGIPPGIIMELIILSRPAFLSKVKGADLNPYQRDIFRATLIRERLNSLSNE; from the coding sequence ATGTCGTTAAAGGAAACAGTTAGCAATCCATATAGTAAGTGGTTAGAGGCAACGGGGCCGGAAAATGATGTAATAATCAGTAGCAGGGTACGTTTGGCTAGGAATTTAATGGGATACCCCTTTCCTCATGTATTGGGTCATGAGAATGCAGATAAAGTACTCTATGCAGTTCAGTCAGCCGTTGCTCAAAAGTCTTTGCAAGAAGCCGTGGGAAATTTAGAGCTGTCCCGGATGACTGAATTATCCTCCATAGAAAGACAAATACTAGTAGAGAAGCATTTAATTAGCCCGGATATGCTTGAACAGCCTGAAAAACGGGGAGTTGTTTTAAGGGACGATGAAGTAATTAGTATTATGGTGAACGAAGAAGACCATTTACGAATTCAATGCCTGTTGCCTGGCCTACAGCTAAAGGAATGCTGGGATTTGGCAAATACCGTTGATGACGGCCTTGAACAAATAATAGACTATGCCTTTGCCAAAGAACAGGGTTATCTTACATCTTGTCCTACAAATATTGGTACTGGTTTAAGAGCGTCAGTCATGTTACATTTGCCCGCTTTGGTTATGACCCGGCAAATTAATGCGGTTCTTACCACTTTATCAAAGTTAGGTTTAACCGTAAGAGGACTGTATGGAGAGGGGACCCAGGCTACGGGCAACCTGTTCCAAGTTTCTAACCAAGTAACATTAGGGCTAACTGAAGAAGAAATTATAGATAATCTAATCACGGTGGCTCTACAACTGGTAACGCAGGAAAGAGCTGCAAGAAGGGCGCTACATAAAGAGCAACTACATCAGATTGAAGATAAAGTATGGCGGGCCTATGGTTTGTTAAAATATGCTCGTACAATGACATCCAATGAGACCATGACTCTGTTATCTGATATGCGGCTAGGGGTTGACCTGGGAGTCATAACTGGGATTCCACCTGGTATTATTATGGAGTTAATCATTCTAAGCAGGCCAGCTTTTTTAAGTAAAGTGAAAGGGGCCGATTTAAATCCCTATCAAAGGGATATCTTTAGAGCCACTCTAATACGGGAACGGCTAAACTCTTTGTCAAATGAATAG
- a CDS encoding ATP-dependent Clp protease ATP-binding subunit, with amino-acid sequence MFQRFTQRAQKVLILAQEEARRLKYPYIGTEHILLGLIREGEGIAARALEQMNINADKVKTTVEQIVEIGNEAVSGEIPPTPRAKKVLELAVEESRSMGHNYVGTEHLLLGLVKEGEGVAAQVLVSLGADLGKVRQQVINMLGSGGGQTPGGNGQGCPAGGCKTVSLDQFSRDLTRLAKEEKLDPVVGRAKEIERVIQVLSRRTKNNPVLIGEPGVGKTAIAEGLAQRIIEGNVPEILLNRRVVTLDLAAMVAGTKYRGEFEDRLKKIMEEIRQAGNIIVFIDELHTLIGAGAAEGAIDAANILKPALARGEIQTIGATTLDEYRKYIEKDSALERRFQPIQVDEPTVEETLQILKGIRDKYEAHHRVSITDEALEAAAKLSDRYITDRFLPDKAIDLIDESASRVRIKAFTAPPDLKQKEKDLEEIRKEKESAINNQEFEKAAELRDREQALLTEINQARENWNQTKGGNNLVVSEQDIAHIVASWTGVPVQKIAQEESEKLLNLEEVLHRRVVGQDDAVKAVSRAVRRARAGLKDPKRPVGSFIFLGPTGVGKTELARALAESLFGDEDALVRIDMSEYMEKHAVSRLVGAPPGYVGYDEGGQLTEAVRRKPYSVVLLDEIEKAHPDVFNILLQVLEDGRLTDSRGRVVDFRNTVIIMTSNVGLSTIKSVGKVGFAATAQDQADYEKMKERVEEGLKRTFRPEFLNRIDETIVFHPLTREHIQQIVDLMLQEVAQRMEEHEVYLSFTEGAKEILAQVGYSEEYGARPLRREIQRRVEDHLSEELIKGTFKKGERVVIGAEGGQIIVGKEE; translated from the coding sequence ATGTTTCAAAGATTTACCCAGAGAGCACAGAAAGTATTAATTTTAGCCCAGGAAGAGGCTCGTAGGCTAAAATACCCCTATATTGGCACTGAACATATTCTTCTTGGACTTATCCGTGAAGGGGAGGGCATTGCAGCCAGAGCCCTTGAACAAATGAATATAAATGCGGACAAAGTAAAAACCACTGTGGAGCAAATTGTGGAAATAGGAAATGAAGCTGTATCCGGTGAAATACCCCCAACCCCTAGGGCAAAAAAGGTATTGGAACTGGCAGTGGAGGAATCCCGAAGTATGGGACATAACTATGTTGGGACCGAGCACCTACTGTTAGGGCTTGTTAAAGAGGGAGAAGGGGTCGCTGCCCAGGTTTTAGTTTCACTGGGGGCAGATTTAGGAAAGGTTCGACAGCAAGTTATTAACATGTTGGGGAGTGGGGGGGGTCAGACCCCTGGTGGAAACGGTCAAGGCTGCCCCGCGGGTGGATGTAAGACTGTTAGTTTGGATCAATTCAGTCGCGACTTAACTAGATTGGCCAAGGAAGAAAAATTGGACCCTGTTGTTGGAAGGGCAAAGGAAATTGAACGAGTCATACAAGTGCTTTCCCGCCGTACAAAGAATAATCCTGTTTTAATTGGTGAACCCGGAGTAGGGAAAACCGCCATTGCAGAAGGCCTGGCTCAACGTATTATAGAAGGTAACGTACCAGAGATATTACTAAATCGTAGGGTTGTTACATTGGATTTAGCAGCCATGGTTGCAGGTACCAAATATCGAGGTGAGTTTGAAGACCGCCTAAAAAAAATCATGGAAGAAATTCGACAAGCAGGTAATATCATTGTATTTATTGATGAATTACACACGTTAATTGGTGCTGGGGCCGCAGAGGGCGCCATTGATGCGGCCAATATTCTTAAACCGGCCTTGGCCAGAGGTGAAATACAAACCATTGGTGCCACGACTCTAGATGAGTATAGAAAATATATAGAAAAGGATTCAGCTTTAGAGAGACGTTTCCAACCGATTCAAGTGGATGAACCCACCGTAGAAGAGACCCTTCAGATTTTAAAAGGAATCCGGGATAAATATGAAGCGCATCATCGTGTTAGTATTACTGATGAGGCCTTGGAGGCAGCAGCTAAATTATCAGATCGTTACATTACTGACCGGTTTTTACCTGACAAGGCCATCGATTTAATAGATGAATCCGCTTCCCGTGTAAGGATCAAGGCCTTTACTGCGCCACCAGATTTAAAACAGAAAGAAAAGGACCTTGAAGAAATCCGCAAGGAAAAGGAGTCAGCCATTAACAACCAGGAGTTTGAAAAAGCCGCTGAGTTAAGGGATCGAGAGCAGGCCTTGTTGACCGAAATTAATCAGGCCAGAGAGAATTGGAACCAAACCAAGGGGGGCAATAACCTAGTTGTTTCCGAGCAGGATATTGCTCATATTGTTGCCAGTTGGACTGGTGTACCAGTACAGAAAATAGCCCAAGAAGAATCTGAAAAACTTCTTAACCTAGAGGAAGTTCTTCACCGGAGAGTGGTGGGGCAGGATGATGCGGTAAAGGCCGTTTCCCGAGCTGTACGCAGAGCTAGGGCGGGCCTAAAAGACCCTAAGCGCCCTGTGGGCTCCTTTATCTTCCTTGGTCCCACAGGTGTTGGGAAAACCGAGTTGGCCAGGGCACTGGCAGAGTCCCTTTTCGGAGATGAAGATGCATTAGTTCGGATAGATATGTCCGAATATATGGAAAAGCATGCGGTATCCCGGCTGGTGGGTGCGCCTCCTGGTTATGTTGGCTATGATGAGGGCGGACAATTGACAGAGGCCGTTCGCAGAAAGCCCTACTCCGTAGTACTGCTGGATGAAATTGAAAAGGCACATCCCGATGTATTTAACATCCTGCTTCAGGTACTGGAAGATGGTCGATTAACAGATTCTAGAGGTCGTGTGGTGGATTTCCGTAATACTGTTATTATCATGACTTCCAACGTTGGTCTATCCACCATTAAGTCTGTGGGTAAGGTTGGCTTTGCTGCCACTGCCCAAGACCAAGCAGATTACGAGAAAATGAAGGAGCGGGTGGAAGAGGGTCTTAAACGTACTTTTCGGCCCGAGTTTCTCAACCGTATTGATGAAACCATTGTATTCCATCCCCTGACCCGTGAGCACATTCAACAAATTGTGGATCTAATGCTGCAGGAAGTAGCCCAGCGGATGGAAGAACACGAGGTTTACCTGTCCTTCACTGAAGGCGCTAAGGAGATTTTGGCCCAAGTAGGATACAGTGAAGAATACGGTGCCAGACCGCTCCGTAGAGAAATCCAACGCAGGGTGGAGGATCATCTTTCAGAAGAGCTAATTAAGGGTACTTTTAAGAAAGGTGAGCGGGTTGTTATCGGTGCTGAAGGCGGGCAAATTATTGTGGGAAAGGAAGAATAG
- a CDS encoding CtsR family transcriptional regulator: MANISELIEKYIKELIQVSPCDYVELQRNELAAQFKCVPSQINYVLATRFSSQNGYIVESRRGGGGFIRVVKIPLDQHNDPAAQIYHLVGDDINQSQAEKIIKRLAEEEFITQREALIFKAVIDRNVLRMGLPWRDNLRAQLLRAMLGAIFRER, translated from the coding sequence ATGGCAAACATATCAGAATTAATAGAGAAATACATTAAAGAACTGATTCAGGTTAGCCCATGTGACTATGTTGAACTCCAAAGGAACGAATTGGCGGCCCAGTTTAAGTGTGTACCTTCCCAGATTAATTACGTACTTGCTACTCGGTTTTCCAGTCAAAATGGCTATATTGTAGAGAGTCGAAGGGGAGGGGGCGGCTTTATAAGAGTTGTTAAGATCCCCCTAGATCAACATAATGACCCGGCTGCACAAATTTATCATTTAGTAGGGGACGATATTAACCAATCCCAGGCTGAAAAAATTATCAAAAGACTAGCAGAAGAAGAATTTATTACTCAAAGGGAAGCACTTATTTTTAAAGCTGTTATCGACAGAAACGTTTTACGAATGGGATTACCCTGGCGAGATAATCTAAGGGCCCAGCTTCTAAGGGCAATGTTAGGGGCAATATTTCGAGAAAGATAG
- a CDS encoding IS1380-like element ISDre4 family transposase — MKKIRNKKIKTKNRDDDRLTIFEIEQGDEELTTHSGLALIGALLTNTKIKTRLNNTMSAEQKKPHISNGSVGIAYIGLLCQGKSDFDHIEPFREDNFFAISLNIKETPSSPTLRQRLDMVAKDKQWNNILLEESAGLIKKTNAPLTPVYLGQENRAYLPLDIDVSPFDNSNTKKEGVSRTYKGTDGYAPIFAYLAKEGYCVNTELRQGSEHCQKNTSEFVAESIRYARKITQLPLLLRMDSGNDSASNIEICLNDDTKADFIIKRNLRKETPEGWLLLAKNNKDIYCQEREGKKVYYGSMMKYKKELKREIRVVYKITERTFGKDGQIFLVPQVEAETYWTSLPDPPHVIERLYHEHGTSEQFHSELKTDLDLERLPSGKFDTNNLILHFGVVAYNLLRMIGQSTTRMQHVPLRKQAERRRIRTVIQNLITLASRLVSHARKKKLRFGKHSPWFETFKQAYSVCLAR, encoded by the coding sequence ATGAAAAAGATAAGAAACAAGAAAATCAAAACCAAAAACAGAGACGATGATAGGCTCACTATCTTTGAAATTGAACAAGGTGACGAAGAGCTAACCACCCATTCGGGCTTAGCTCTTATCGGAGCCTTACTGACTAATACCAAGATAAAAACACGACTGAACAATACAATGTCTGCTGAACAAAAGAAACCCCATATTTCTAATGGAAGTGTTGGTATTGCCTACATTGGCTTGTTATGCCAAGGCAAGAGTGATTTTGACCACATTGAACCCTTTCGAGAAGATAATTTCTTTGCAATCTCGTTAAACATCAAAGAGACACCGTCAAGCCCAACCCTTCGCCAACGATTAGATATGGTTGCTAAAGATAAGCAATGGAATAATATCCTGTTGGAAGAATCTGCGGGGCTAATCAAAAAAACAAATGCACCACTAACCCCAGTGTACCTGGGTCAAGAAAATAGAGCTTATCTTCCACTAGATATTGATGTGTCTCCCTTTGATAACTCCAACACCAAAAAAGAAGGGGTCTCCCGCACCTACAAAGGCACCGATGGTTACGCTCCCATCTTTGCATATCTAGCAAAGGAAGGTTATTGCGTAAATACTGAGCTACGCCAAGGGAGTGAACATTGCCAAAAGAACACCTCAGAATTCGTTGCCGAAAGCATTCGCTATGCCAGAAAAATTACCCAGTTGCCTTTGCTTTTAAGGATGGACTCAGGCAATGACAGCGCTAGTAATATTGAAATTTGCTTAAATGATGATACTAAGGCTGATTTCATTATTAAGCGAAACCTTCGCAAAGAAACCCCTGAAGGGTGGCTACTATTGGCAAAGAACAATAAAGATATTTACTGCCAGGAACGTGAAGGTAAAAAAGTCTACTATGGTTCCATGATGAAATACAAAAAGGAGCTGAAAAGAGAAATCAGGGTAGTTTACAAAATTACCGAAAGAACCTTTGGTAAAGATGGCCAGATATTTCTCGTACCCCAGGTGGAGGCAGAAACCTATTGGACCTCATTGCCAGACCCTCCACATGTAATCGAAAGACTATACCACGAACATGGCACCAGTGAGCAGTTTCACAGCGAACTTAAGACAGACCTGGATTTAGAAAGACTGCCCTCTGGCAAATTTGACACTAACAACCTAATACTACATTTTGGAGTAGTGGCCTACAATCTGTTGCGCATGATAGGACAATCAACAACTAGAATGCAGCATGTGCCCTTGCGAAAGCAGGCAGAACGCCGTAGGATTAGGACGGTGATTCAGAACTTAATCACGTTGGCATCACGGTTAGTTTCACATGCAAGAAAGAAGAAATTACGATTTGGAAAGCACAGTCCCTGGTTTGAAACATTTAAACAAGCTTACTCTGTGTGTTTAGCAAGATAG
- a CDS encoding UvrB/UvrC motif-containing protein, which produces MLCDRCQKRPAEVHFTQIINNSKKQMNLCSTCASELQAGSLGFAPQLNLHDFLAGLINHHFTGSSIQTNALPQMRCEKCGSTEAQVAKTGLFGCSECYSQIGERVRPLLKRIHGSSIHTGKVPKRTGGTALIAKEIRILKNQLQNAIKYEEFEEAASIRDRIKELEQKLQ; this is translated from the coding sequence ATGCTTTGTGATCGTTGTCAAAAGAGGCCCGCTGAGGTGCATTTTACACAGATCATTAATAATTCCAAAAAACAAATGAATTTGTGTTCTACCTGTGCTTCGGAACTGCAAGCCGGGAGCTTAGGGTTTGCTCCTCAATTAAATTTACATGACTTTTTAGCAGGTTTAATAAACCACCATTTTACAGGTTCCAGTATACAAACCAATGCTTTACCGCAGATGCGATGTGAGAAGTGTGGTTCTACGGAAGCCCAGGTGGCGAAGACTGGGTTATTTGGCTGCAGTGAATGTTACAGTCAAATTGGAGAGAGGGTTAGGCCGCTATTAAAAAGAATTCATGGCAGCAGTATTCATACTGGTAAGGTTCCCAAGAGAACTGGTGGAACGGCCCTTATTGCTAAAGAGATTAGAATATTAAAGAATCAGCTTCAGAATGCGATAAAATATGAGGAATTTGAAGAAGCAGCCAGCATTCGAGATCGTATTAAAGAACTGGAACAAAAGCTCCAATAG